A genomic stretch from Bradyrhizobium quebecense includes:
- a CDS encoding response regulator: MTRSAVLVVEDDFLIRMQAADMVEEAGFHAIEARNADDAITILEARDDIRVIFTDIQMPGSIDGLRLAHVVRHRWPPIAIIATSATDVTLDDLPAGGHFIPKPYSLADVGMHLRQVTADQ, from the coding sequence ATGACACGCTCGGCTGTTCTGGTCGTCGAAGACGATTTTCTGATCCGCATGCAGGCCGCCGACATGGTCGAGGAAGCTGGGTTCCACGCCATTGAAGCCAGGAACGCCGACGACGCGATAACGATTCTTGAAGCGCGTGACGACATTCGGGTGATTTTCACCGATATCCAGATGCCCGGCTCGATTGACGGCTTGAGGCTTGCGCATGTCGTTCGCCATCGTTGGCCGCCGATTGCGATCATTGCCACGTCAGCCACTGACGTAACCCTCGACGACCTCCCGGCCGGCGGTCATTTCATTCCCAAGCCGTACAGCCTCGCCGACGTCGGGATGCACCTCCGGCAGGTTACGGCTGACCAATAG
- a CDS encoding MFS transporter, with translation MTATSGMPPALNVITLATFAASLSVRALDPVLPHVAEDFGVSIATAASFAAVFAFTFAAVQPAIGAAADLFGKARLMTICLGLLGVANILGALSTSFPMLFVTRILAGIGSGGVFPVALSLTSDLVGADKRQLAIGRTLAGSMTGNLLGATASGLIGDFLGWRGVLAVLGGLVIIVALAVAAGFRGAALNRPPRTSLKALRHGYRTIFTNPNARICYSAVFIEGCCVLGLFPFIASFLFELGETSLSIAGIVIAGFAIGGLLYTLTVARLLPLIGVRGMMVVGAALVGIQLVGVAFGPHWKLQMAGLLVMGLGFYMIHGCLQVFASELSVEARATALSLHSFFFFMGQTVGPIAYGFGLQHAGKTATLVSAAAVMVVLGFICAKFLKQRRPADADLRPDVEP, from the coding sequence ATGACCGCAACGAGCGGCATGCCGCCGGCCCTCAACGTCATCACGCTGGCGACCTTCGCGGCGAGCCTGTCGGTGCGCGCTCTCGATCCGGTGCTGCCGCATGTCGCGGAGGATTTTGGCGTCAGCATCGCGACCGCGGCGAGCTTCGCCGCGGTGTTCGCCTTCACCTTCGCTGCGGTCCAGCCGGCGATCGGCGCCGCCGCCGATTTGTTCGGCAAGGCGCGGTTGATGACGATCTGCCTTGGGCTGCTCGGCGTCGCCAACATCCTCGGCGCACTCTCGACCTCGTTTCCGATGTTGTTCGTGACCCGCATCCTCGCCGGCATCGGCTCGGGCGGCGTGTTTCCGGTGGCGCTGTCGCTGACCAGCGATCTCGTCGGTGCCGACAAGCGGCAGCTTGCGATCGGGCGAACGCTCGCAGGCTCGATGACCGGCAATTTGCTCGGCGCCACGGCCTCCGGTCTGATCGGCGATTTCCTCGGCTGGCGCGGTGTGCTCGCCGTGCTCGGCGGCCTCGTGATCATCGTAGCACTGGCGGTTGCGGCCGGCTTCCGCGGCGCTGCGCTGAACCGTCCGCCGCGCACCAGCCTGAAGGCGCTTCGCCACGGCTATCGCACCATCTTCACCAATCCGAACGCGCGGATCTGCTACTCGGCGGTCTTCATCGAGGGCTGCTGCGTGCTCGGGCTGTTTCCCTTCATCGCCTCGTTCCTGTTCGAACTCGGCGAGACCTCGCTCTCGATCGCCGGTATCGTGATCGCAGGCTTTGCGATCGGCGGATTGCTCTACACGCTGACGGTGGCGCGCCTGCTGCCGTTGATCGGCGTGAGGGGCATGATGGTCGTCGGCGCAGCGCTGGTCGGCATCCAGCTGGTCGGCGTCGCCTTCGGGCCGCACTGGAAGCTGCAGATGGCGGGCCTCCTGGTGATGGGCCTCGGCTTCTACATGATCCATGGCTGCCTGCAGGTGTTCGCCAGCGAGCTGTCGGTCGAGGCGCGCGCCACCGCGCTGTCGCTGCACTCGTTCTTCTTCTTCATGGGGCAGACCGTCGGCCCGATCGCCTATGGCTTCGGCCTGCAACATGCCGGCAAGACCGCGACGCTGGTTTCCGCCGCCGCCGTGATGGTCGTGCTTGGCTTCATCTGCGCGAAATTCCTGAAGCAGCGGCGACCGGCCGACGCCGACCTGCGCCCGGACGTCGAGCCCTAG